In Bradyrhizobium guangdongense, the sequence TTTCTGTCCGAGCGCGAGGCCTTTCCGCGTGCTCTGGAGGCTGCTGGCATCGTTTTCATCGGCCCGAACCCTGGCGCGATCGCCGCGATGGGCGACAAGATCGAGTCCAAAAAAGCAGCAGCGAAGGCGAAGGTCTCCACGGTACCCGGCTATCTCGGTGTGATCGAAGACGACAAGCACGCGGTCAGGATCGCCGATGAGATCGGCTATCCCGTGATGATCAAGGCCTCTGCCGGCGGCGGTGGCAAGGGCATGCGCATCGCGCATTCCAAGGCCGAGGTCGGCGAAGGCTTCAATCTCGCCAAGGCGGAAGCAAAAGCCTCGTTCGGCGATGATCGCGTCTTCGTCGAGAAGTTCATCGTCGATCCCCGCCATATCGAGATCCAGGTGCTGGGCGACAAGCATGGCAACGTGATCTATCTCGGCGAGCGCGAATGCTCGATCCAGCGCCGCAATCAGAAGGTCATCGAGGAGGCGCCGTCGCCGCTGCTCGACGAGGCCACCCGCCGCAAGATGGGCGAGCAGGCCGTCGCGCTGGCGAAGGCTGTGAATTACGATTCCGCGGGTACGGTCGAATTCGTCGCAGGCCAGGACAAGAGCTTCTACTTCCTGGAGATGAACACGCGTCTCCAGGTTGAGCATCCCGTCACCGAGCTCGTCACTGGCGTCGACCTCGTCGAGCAGATGATCCGCGTCGCTGCCGGCGAGAAGCTCGCGATCGCGCAGAAGGATGTCACGCTGACCGGCTGGGCGGTGGAATCGCGCCTTTACGCGGAAGACCCGTTCCGCAACTTCCTGCCCTCGATCGGGCGCCTGGTGAAGTATCGCCCGTCGGCCGAAGTGAGCAAGGACGGCATCACCGTGCGCAACGACACCGGCGTGCAGGAGGGCGGCGAGATCTCGATCCACTACGATCCGATGATCGCCAAACTTGTGACTCATGCGCCGTCGAGGGCCGCCGCGATCGAGGCGCAGTCGACTGCGCTGGATTCGTTCTATGTCGATGGTATCAGGCACAACATCCCGTTCCTGTCGGCGCTGATGAACCATCCGCGCTGGCGGGAGGGCAATCTCTCCACCGGCTTCATCGCGGAAGAATTCCCCAAGGGCTTTTCCGTGCGCGTGCCCGAAGGCGAGGTCGCGCGTCGGATCGCCGCGGTCGGCGCCGCCATCGATCACGTGCTCGGTGAGCGCAAGCGCCAGATCTCCGGCCAAATGGGCGGCCGCGTCGTGCAGCGCGAGCGCCGCCGCGCGGTCTGGCTCGATCGCCAGGAGATCCAGCTCGATGTTGGTCGCGAGGGCGACGCGATCGCGATCCGCTTCGTCGGTGCTGAGGGCAAGGCCGGCAATGCGCATCTGTTGCACTCGCCGTGGAAGCCCGGCGATCCGGTCTGGCAGGGCACGATCGATGGTCACATCATCGCGGTGCAGGCGCGCCCGATCGCCAACGGCATTCGCCTCGCGCATCAGGGCGTCGAGGTGCCGGTCTATGTCTGGACCGAAGCCGAAGCGGCCTCGGCGAAGCTGATGCCGGTGACCACGGCGTCCGACACCGGCAAGAAGCTGCTCTGTCCGATGCCTGGCCTGATCGTCTCGATCGCCGTGACCGAAGGGCAGGAGGTCAAGGCCGGCGAGACGCTAGCCGTGGTCGAAGCCATGAAGATGCAGAACGTGCTGCGCGCCGAGCGCGATGGCACCGTGAAGAAGATCCACGCCAGTGCCGGTGCGACGCTCGCGGTCGACGCGCTGATTTTGGAGTTCTCCTGAACACCGCAAGACGCGACCTGAGATGGGCAGCGTGTCTGCAGGAATTCCGGTTACTTCCAGGCAGAAGTCATGTTGGGCAGCTCGGCGTCACTTGGGATTAGGTGGACTTGATGAAAACCGAACGGTTGGCATTGGCATCGGGCTTTGCGCCTGCTTCACGCCAGGACTGGCACAAGCTGGTTGATGGCGTGCTAAAGGGAGCGCCGTTCGAAAAGCTGATTGGTAGGACGTACGACGACTTGAGAATTGAGCCGATTTATCTCCGCGCGAAAGACATTGCACTAGTCGACGGGCGGGCACCCGCGGCGCCTTGGCAGATCATACAGCGCACCGATCATCCAGACGCGGTGACGGCCAATAGGCAGGCCCTTCACGATCTGGAGAATGGGGCGACGGGCCTGGCGCTCGTCTTTGCCGGCGCCAACTGCAGCCGCGGGTTCGGTATCGATCAAACGGCAGGTGCCGTCGCCAATGCTTTGAAGGACGTCCACCTTGATGCCGGCATCGGGATTGAACTTCAAATTGGTACAGACGGGCGTAAGACCGCGATCCATGTTGCGGAATATGTGAAGTCGGTCGGTCTCGATCCTGCCGTCTGCGACATTCGATTTGGGCTCGATCCGCTGGGCGCGTGCGCCCTAAGCGGACGCAGTCCATACACTTGGGAAGAAATCGCACGGAGCGTTGCCAGCACGATCAAAGAGCTTGTAACGCTGGGGTTCAAAGGGCCGTTTGCCGCGAGCGACGGGCGTATCGTTCATGACGCCGGCGGCTCAGAAGTGCAGGAGCTTGCCTTTGTGCTCGCCTGCGGCGTGGCATATCTGCACGCTATGGAGGCGGCGCGCATTCCGCTGGATCAAGCGCGAAGTATGATCTATGCGCGACTCACTGCTGATGCCGACCAGTTTTTGACTATGGCTAAATTCCGCGCGTTGCGGCTCCTCTGGGCGCGCATCGAATCGGCGTGCGGTGTGGCGCCGAGATCGCTGTTCATTGCGGCTGACACGTCCTGGCGCATGTTGACCCGGCGCGATCCCTACGTAAACATGTTGCGCGCTACCTTGGCGACATTCTCTGCGGGAATCGCCGGTGCAAATGCGATCACAGTTCTGCCGCACACGTTGGCGCTCGGCCTTCCAGACTCGTTTGCCCGGCGCGTGGCCCGCAACACGCAGCTTCTGCTGCTGGAGGAAAGCAATCTTGCCAAGGTAAGCGATCCTGCCGCAGGTGCTGGCGGCATTGAGGCGCTAACAACGGAGCTTTGCGACGCGGCCTGGAGGAGTTTTCAAGAGACTGAAAATGCGGGCGGCATTTTTGCCGCTCTACAGCAAGGAACGCTTCAGGCGAAGATCACAGCTACACGCACAGCGCGCCGTGCAAATCTCGCGAAACGCAGCTACCCGCTGACCGGAGTGAGCGAGTTCGCAAACCTTGGCGAAGGTGCAGCGGCGGTACTAAGCGTCAGACCGATAACTCTTCCGCCTAGTTTTGATCAGAAATTCGTATTCGACGCACTGCCGCCGATCCGGCTGGCGGAACCCTTCGAATCGCTCCGCGACAAGTCCGATGCGGTATTGAAGCTACTCGGCGCGCGGCCGCGAGTGTTTCTTGCTAATCTCGGCACACCGACCGACTTTACGGCCCGCGCGACATTCGCCAAGAGCTTCTTCGAAGCGGGAGGAATTGAGGCTATCGACGGCCCCGGCTTCGCTGACCCAGGCGAGCTTGCCCTCGCATTCACGGCATCTGGTGCCCAACTTGCCTGCCTTTGCTCCAGCGATAAAGTCTATGCGGAGCGCGCCGAAATCTCCGCCCAAGCGCTTCAGCAAGTGGGAGCTAGGCACATCTATTTGGCGGGACTTCCCTCTCAATCCGAGGCCGCGTTTCGGCGGGCTGGCATCTGCAGCTTTATTCACGTCGGTTGCGACGCCTTGGCAACGCTAAATGCCGCTTACAACCGGATCCAAAACCCGAAGGTTTCCGGCTAATCGAAAATCGAACGCGAACACACAGATGTCATCCACCAGCGTTATCCCGAATTTTGCAAATATTGGTTTCAAAAGGTGCTCGGTCGCCGCTTCTTCTGTTTCCGTCGATCCGTGGGTGACTCCGGAAGGCATTCCGGTCAAGTCAGCATACGGAGAAGCAGATATCGCCGGGCTCGATTTCCTTGAGACCTATCCGGGCATCGCGCCGTTCCTGCGCGGCCCCTATCCGACCATGTATGTCAACCAGCCCTGGACGGTCAGGCAATATGCCGGCTTCTCCACGGCGGAGGATTCCAACGCGTTCTACCGCCGCAACCTCGCGGCCGGACAAAAGGGCCTCTCGGTCGCGTTCGACCTCGCCACCCATCGCGGCTATGACAGCGACCATCCACGCGTTGGCGGCGATGTCGGCATGGCGGGCGTCGCCATCGATTCCATCTACGACATGCGCACGCTGTTTGCGGGCATTCCGCTCGACCAGATGAGCGTGTCCATGACCATGAACGGCGCGGTGCTGCCGATCCTCGCGCTCTATGTCGCCGCAGCGGAGGAACAAGGCGTTCCGCCGGAAAAGCTCTCAGGAACAATTCAGAACGACATCCTGAAAGAGTTCATGGTGCGCAACACCTACATCTATCCGCCTGCGCCCTCGATGCGGATCATCTCGGATATCTTCGCCTACACCTCGCAAAAGATGCCGAAGTACAATTCGATCTCGATCTCCGGCTATCACATGCAGGAGGCCGGCGCGACGCAGGACCTCGAGCTCGCCTATACGCTCGCCGACGGCGTCGAATACTTACGTGCCGGCCTGGCCGCCGGGCTCGACGTCGACCGCTTCGCGCCGCGGCTGTCGTTCTTCTGGGCGATCGGCATGAACTTCTTCATGGAGGTCGCCAAGCTGCGCGCCGCTCGCCTGCTTTGGGCGAAGCTGCTGAAACCGTTCAATCCGAAAGACCCGCGCTCGCTCTCGCTGCGAACGCATAGCCAGACCTCGGGCTGGTCGCTGACCGCGCAGGACGTGTTCAACAACGTCATGCGCACGACTGTGGAAGCGATGGCGGCAACGCAAGGCCACACCCAGTCGCTGCACACCAACGCGCTCGACGAGGCGCTGGCGCTGCCGACCGATTTCTCCGCCCGCATCGCCCGCAACACCCAGCTGTTCCTGCAGCAGGAGAGCGGCACCACCCGCATCATCGATCCCTGGGGCGGCTCGTACTATGTCGAGCGCCTGACGCGCGACCTCGCGGCCAAGGCCTGGGGCCATATTCAGGAGGTCGAGGAACTCGGCGGCATGGCCAAGGCGATCGAGGCCGGCGTGCCCAAGCTGCGCATCGAGGAAGCCTCGGCCAAGACGCAGGCCCGGATCGATGCCGGCAAGCAGGCCGTGATCGGCGTCAACAAGTACAGGCCGACGGATGAGGCACCGATCGACATCCTGAAGGTCGACAACACCAATGTCCGCCGGCTTCAGATCGACAAGCTGAAGCGGCTGAAGGCGGAGCGCAACCAGAAGGACGTCGATGCCGCGCTCGCCGCGATCACGCGCTCTGCCGGTGAAGACAATGGCAATCTGCTCGCGCTCGCGATCGACGCCGCACGGGCGAAGGCGACCGTCGGCGAAATCTCGGACGCGATGGAGAAGGTGTTCGGCCGGCACCGCGCCGAGATCAAGTCCATTACCGGCGTCTACAAGCGGGAAGCATCCAGCATGGGCAACCGGGTCGAGCAGGTTCAGGCGATGATCGATGCCTTCGAGGAAGCGGAAGGGCGCCGTCCGCGCATCCTGGTCGCCAAGATCGGCCAGGACGGCCACGACCGCGGTCAGAAGGTGATCGCGTCCGCCTTCGCCGACATCGGCTTCGACGTCGACATCGGACCGCTGTTCGCCACCGCCGACGAAGCGGCGCGGCAGGCCGTCGAGAACGACGTGCACATTCTCGGCGTCTCCTCGCTCGCCGCCGCGCATCTGACCGCCGTGCCGGAGCTGAAAGCCGCGCTGAAGAAGCAGGGCCGCGACGACATCATGATCATTGTCGGTGGCGTGGTGCCGCCGCAGGATTACGATGCGCTCTACGCAGCCGGCGCCGAGCCGATCTTCCCGCCCGGGACGGTGGTTGCCGATGCCGCGGATCAGCTGATCCAGAAGCTCAATGCTCGGCTCGGGCACAGTGAGGCGGCAAAGAGTAAGCGCCACGGCAGATAGTAACGGCGTATCGGTCCAGATTGAAAGCTCAAAGCCGGGGCGTCGAACTTTCGAATTGATCCTGCAGTCCGCAGGCAGAGTGCCGAACAGCGTATATCTGGGCTTGGAGAAGATTGGTGTAAGATGCGACGCAAAGGTTTCGTTGCAGTCAATAGGCAAATGCGGACGAATTTGCCTCATATCTTCGCGATCGGCGATGTCGCGGGTAACCCGATGCTCGCCCATAAGGCGGTTCACGAGAGCCATTTCGCGACAGAAGCGGCTGCCGGGCTCAAGAGCTTATTTGACGCGAAGATCGTCCCGAACGTCGCCTAAACGATTGGAGAAATCTGCCCGGTGATCGAGATGGGCGCCGATGCAATTGATCTCAGCAAGACCATCCATCCGCATTCGGCGTTCGGAGAGACAATAGGCCTGGCTGGCCAAGTGAATGAAGGTGTTTGCACGGATGTGTTGCCGGGTCCGAAGTGATCGACCAAGCGGGCGAGCCACTAGAAATCCAAACCTGAGCCGGCTCAGGTGCCTCGCTGCCGATTGTTCATAGGGGACCCGAATATGGCGGGAAGTTCTCGCAGGGAAGTAAAGGTACCTTTGAGCGTTCAAGAGGAGGAATTTGCCGCGGCATGTCGAGACTTCGTTCTGGAGAGGAAACCTGATCTCGCGGCATCCATCGTCATTGTACACAACCAGCTCAGGATTGTGAACGATCCGCATGTTCGGCTCGCGTTTGTAGAACTTGGTCTTGCCAGATTGGTACGAGTTCTACATCTCGCAATCGAGGGCAAGGCGATTGCTCTTAAAAGAGTGCCAAGACTCCTGTTCGACCTGGCGAGCTATAAAAGGAAGATACTCCGCGCGCTAGGTAGGGCCGATTGAGGACAGCCTCTCGGGTTACTAGCACGATCCATTCAACGCGCAGATTAGAGGAGTAGATACTCATCAACGCAACGAGGACCGGCAGTCATCCCTTGGCAGGAGATTCGGATCTCTGAATTGCAAAGGCGGGTACAGCGGTGCGGGATTGCGAGATCGGAGCCGGCCGATGAAATGAACGACCGGACGCGCGGAGCCTGGTGATCGGGACCTTCCAAGTCTCGCGCGCGCTCTTTGTCGTGCTGTCGAAATCGTACGACCCGTCAAATGCCGGAAACGGTGCGGAGAGGTGCCGACTTCAGCACAAAATGCGGTCTGACCTGTACGATAGTATTGCTGCTGGAGGTCGTTCGTTGGGTTTCTGCGATCGAATTCCGCATTCGGCGTCTGCGAAAGATTTGCGATCTTTCGTTTTCCTCCCTCTACTCGGCCCGGCGCGATCGCCGGGCCCTTTTTCTCGGCTGCTGGCCATATCTAGTGCCGCTCGAAGCCGGTTGATCAGCGTCGTATGATCTTCTTCAAGATTTCGGTGAGCGCTCGAAATTCATCTTGGGTCAGCGGAGCGAATGTCTCGCCGGAAATCTCGCCAATAGTTTCAATCGCTGCGTCCGCTATCCGTCTTCCCTTCTCGGTCAAATCTATCTCGCGTCGCCGCGGATCCAGAGGGTCTTTGGAGCTCTTGATGAGGCCGCGAGATTTCAGGCGATTGATAACGCCGGTGATGGTCGCCGAATCATAATGAATTAGCCGTCCTAAGTGGTTTTGCGAGCAAGGACCTACCTCCTTCAATTTCGCTAGCGTAGAGAATTGGGGCCCCGTTAATTCTTCAATCATCTTAGCGGCAAAGATGGACGTGTGAGTACGGAGCGCGACTCGCAACAAAAAGCCCGGTGCGTCATCCAGCCGGTACGAATCTATAGCTTCTTTCACTTTCCCGGCCGCGCGCGGCTTTGTCTCGGGTTGCACCACTTTTTGCTTCCTTGCCGTAGGTTGCCTCAGTTCAAGAAATACAGGCTCTTAGCTCCGAAGGTCTTCGGTGCCGGCCGATTGTCTACATTTCCCGACCTGGGAAATCCATCTTTGTGCGACCTCGTCCTGTTTAATGCGATTTGCGTCGTTGAGAGCCCCGGCAGTGGCCGCCTTCGTTGCATCCGTCGTTGGCATTTGGAAATCCGCTCCGCCTAAGAGGCAAACCATTCTCGCAAGAACTCGGTTAGACCGATCGCTCGGCTTGCCCCGGATCACGGAAAGAAACCAACTCATCGCTTGTAGACGAGCGTAGCGCTTGCATACGAGTGGTAGATGTCGTAGTGTCCTGAGATTGCTCCCGGGGTCTTTTGCTTCTCGCCTTACGGAGCGGCGCACCAAAGTACTGTCGGATTTGCGTATGTCGGCGATTGACAACATGAGTTCCGTTCGACCCGACCTGATTGAAAAGGTCACGGGACGCGCTGAGTACGTTACCGACCTGACGGTTCCGGGGATGCTGCACGGCTTTGTGGTTCGCTCGCCGGCCATTCATGCCCGCATCGTTTCGATTGATACGAGCGCCGCACGATCGATGGGCGGCGTCGTGGACGTGCTCATCGGCGAAGATGTCGCTTCGTTCGGTTGCTGGGGTGTTGTGCTCAAGGACCGGCCGATTATCGCTACCGACCGTGTGCGATATGTGGGCGAACCCGTCGCCGTGGTGATCGCGGAGACAATCGAGATTGCGGAAAACGCCGCAGAACTAGTCGATGTCGAATACGACGAGCTTCCGCGCGCAACGACCATCCAGGAAGCCCTGGCGGAAGATGCGCCGCTCATCCACGAGCGCCACGAAAACCTCGAAGACTTTTACTTCAGGGGTGGGGCACGGCCGACCGAGAGCAGCAACGTATTCCATACTTACCGGAGCAACCTCGGGGACGTCGACGCTGCGGAGGCAGCCGCGGCCTTTATCCACGAAGACCATTTCACCTTCCCGGCCATTTCTCACTTCGCCATGGAGCCGCATGCGGTCATTGCTGATTTCCAGGGCGGTTCCCTCACGGTCTGGGCCGGCGCACAAACGCCGAGCGCTGTTCAGAAGGTGCTCTCGCGCCTCTTCGGACTGCAGTTGGCCAAGGTCCGGGTGATCGTTCCATTTGTCGGCGGAGGGTTTGGCGGCAAGGCCTCGGTGAAGATCGAGCCTTTGGTTGCCGCTGCTTCGTGGAAGGTGCAACGCCCAGTCCGCGTTGCCCAATCCATAGTTGAATCGATGCTCACGTGTCGAAGGTTGGGCGCCGACATTACGATTCGAACCGCCGTGGACGCTGAGGGACGGATTCTCGCGAACAGCGCCAAACTGCTGCTCGATGGCGGGGCATATTCCGACACCGGCTCGGCCGTCGCCACTAAAGCGGCAAATCGCATCATGGGCCCCTACGCGGTGCCCAATCTGCGTCTCGAGGCCTGCGCGGTCTACACGAACACCGTTCCAGGTGCAGCATTCCGCTCGATCGGGGGACCGCAAGCTGTTTGGGCCAAGGAATCGCACATGGATAATGTCGCCGCGGCAATCGGCATGGATCCGGCTGAGTTTCGGTTGCTGAACCTGGCGTCCCGCGGTGAACGCATCCGACCCGATTTGCGGGCGCTCGATATGGATATGAGCGAGCTGATGGGCCGGGTAACCCAGTCGTTCGCATCGGAGGTGAAGGCGTCCAACCGGCAGGCGCGTGGACTGGCAGTCGCCGCAACCGATCCGGCCAATACGCCGATCAGCAACGCGATCGTACGTCTCAAGATCGACGGGTCGATCCTCGTTTCGGTCTCCAGCATCGAAGTCGGCCAGGGTGCGCACGCGACCATGGGGCGGATCGCGGCGCAGACCTTGAAGCAGCCGGCCTCCGCGGTCACCGTCTTGCGCACCGATACCGCCGTCGCTCCTTACGATTGGGGCACAGGCGCAAGCCGATCGACCGTGGTCGTCGGCCTTTCGGTCGAAAATGCCGCACTCGACGCGGCTGATCAGATCCTCGAAATGGTCGCTGACGTCTGGGAGCTTCCCCGGGAGAGCCTGTCGCTCGTTGAGGGTGGTGTCTCGACCGGATCAGAGGTCCTCACTTTTCATCAGATTTTTCACCGCACGTTGGGTGTCGACTCGGGAGAGGTCGTCGGCCGCGGCGCGATTACGCCGCGCTCGAAGAAGGGCGCCCTGGTCGAGTCCCCTCTGTTCTGGGAGACTTCCGCGGGCCTTGTTGAAATCGTTGTCGATGAAGATACCGGCGAGATCCATGTCCCTCGATATGCCAGCGCCGCTGACGTGGGTCGCGTGATCAATCGCGTCGCCGCGGAAGGGCAGGACGAGGGGGCTGCCATCATGGGCATCGGACACGCGCTTTATGAAGTGCTCGAGTTCGAGGATGGCCAGCCCATCAATGCAACGCCGATCGATTATTCGATCCCGCGCATCTCCGACGTTCCCCCCGTGTTTGACACCATCCTTGTCGAAAACGGCGACGGACCTGGTCCAGGCGGCGCCAAGGGAATGGGCGAGGGAGCAATCCTCCCGGTCGCGCCGGCGATCGCCAACGCGCTGTTCTCCACCTACGGCATTCGGATCCCCGACCTACCAATGACGCCCGAAAAGGTATGGCGCGCCCTGCAGAAGAGGAGCTGAAGTCATGGAGTTCAATATGTCGATGGTGGTGCCAGCGACGCCGGCGGAGCTTTGGAGCACGCTGCTCGACGTCCCTCGCATATCGGGTTGCATCCCCGGCTGCGAAAACGTCGAGGAAATCGAGCGGCTTCTGACTTACAAAGCGACCGTCAAACAGAAGATTGGCCCTTTCAAGGTCGAGGTCCCGGCCGACATCATCGTTGAATCGATAACGGAGCCGTCTCACGTCCGCACGCGCGCCACGGGTCGCGACAAGATCACGGGGACGAGGCTGGCGGTTGTTCTCGACGTGACCGTGACGCCGGAAGGGGCAGGGTCCACATTCGCCGTGGACGCGAAGGTGGACGTGCAAGGCCGCCTCGCGACTATGGGGTTCGGCGTCATCAGGCGCCGCGTCGATCAGAACTTCGAGGAGTTCGAGAAGCGGCTCAAAGAAATGCTGGGCGCCGCCTGATCATGCTGCCGTCACCCTTCGAATTCGAGAGGCCTTCGACGATCGCCGACGCCGTAAATGCGGTCGGGGAGTCCGACGACGGCATGTTCTACTCCGGCGGAACCGAACTGCTGCTGGCGATGAAGATGCGCGTCATCCATACGGGTCGGCTTATCGACATCAAGGGAATCCCCGGACTTGATCGCATTGCTCTGAACGATGCGAATGACATCGAAATCGGTGCGCGCTGTACGCACAAGAAGATCGCCAGCGATCCTGTTATTCGCGAGCACGTGCCGGCGCTGTCCTCGCTCTGTGCCAACGTCGCGAACGTCAGGGTCCGCAGCGTCGGAACGATCGGAGGCAATCTGTGCTTCGGAGAGCCGCACGCCGATCCGCCGACGATGCTCGCGGCCTTGGACGCACGGCTGGTGCTCAATGGCCCCAGCGGTACGCGTATCGTTCACGCTGACGATTTCATCCGGAGTGAGCTGGAAACGGTGCGGGAGCCGGATGAGCTTCTGGCAGTCATTGCGTTTTCGCGCCCGACCGGACCGGTGACCTATCGGCGGTTCAAGCATGGTGAGAGGCCCTCGGTGAATGTCGCGATGGCCTGGTCGCTAGGCGTCGGCGAGAGGACAATCAAAAGCGCCCGCGTGCGGGTCGGAGCGCTCGGTTCGCGGCCTCAGCCTTTGAAGGCCGTCGAAGACGCCCTCCAGGGCATATCAGTCGCCGAAGTCCGCCCTGCTATCGAGGCGGCGCTCCCCACGGCGCTGGATGAGCTTGAAGTCAACGAGGATCGGCATGGCGGCGCCGACTATAAGCGCCACCTTGCAGGTGTCTTGCTTCTGCGAAACGCCGAGGAGGCCATCGCCGCAGGCGGGAGCGCGTGAAATGACACATGTGCTGCCCATTTCGTTCTCGCTGAACGGCCAAGCGATCGCGATCGACGTTCCTGCCCATACGCTATTGATCGACCTGATCCGGGATCGCCTTGGCCTGAAGGGGACAAAGCGCTCCTGTGACATGGAGGTGTGCGGCGCCTGCACCGTTCTGCTCGACGGTGAGCCGATATCAAGTTGCACCACGCTCGCCGTCGATATCGATCAGCGGGAGGTCACGACGATCGAGGGCGTAACGCCGCCCGAGGGCCTATCGCGGATTCAGAAGGCGTTCGTGCTTCACGGCGGCCTTCAGTGCGGCTTCTGCACGCCGGGCTTCATTATGGCTGTCACAGCGTTGCTGAAGGCGACGCCGCACCCCACTGACGAAGAAATCCGTCACTACCTGTACGGCAACCTCTGCCGCTGCACCGGATACACCAAAATTTTCGAGGCCGTAAGGAGCCTTGCCGCCGAGCAAGTCTCCGAAGACGCCGCCTAGCCCGTCGCAAGATAGCGCAATGTCGTTTGGAGATATCATGACTCTTGAACAGGTCAGTAAATCGAGTGTCCTCATTGCCGGCGCCGGCATCGGCGGCTTGGCGATGGCGCTTTCGCTGCTTCGTCGCGGCATCGATTGTGACGTATTTGAGCAAGCGTCCGAGTTGCGCGAGGTCGGAGCCGGCCTTTGGATCTCCATGAACGGCGTGCGCGTTCTTCGGGATCTCGGCCTCACCGAACAAGTCGAGCAGAACTGCATCGCGGCCGAGCGACGCTCGATCCGGCTCTGGAACACCGGTGATAGGTGGCCCCTCTACAACCGCAGCTCCGACGCGGCGCGCAATCAGCCCTATCTGCTGCTCCGTGCTCACCTGCTGAAGATTCTCGTCGACGGCGTGCGCGAGTTGAAGCCGGGCGCCATTCATCTGAGCGCCCACGTTGTTGGGTTCAGTCAGGACGACGAAGGGGTTCGGGCCAAGCTTGCTGACGGCTCCGAAGTCGAAGGGCGCGCGCTGATCGGCGCTGACGGTGCGCATTCGAAGGTCCGTCTTGGCCTCATCGGCAAGATCGAGAGCGAGTACACGAAGGCCATCGCCTGGCGTGGTCTCGTGCCCGTCGACCGCCTTGCGCCGCATCAGCGCGAACCCGAGGTGGCAACCTGGATCGGACCCACCGCTCATGTCACTGCCTATCCGGTCCGTTGGCAGAACACCGTCATGATGACCTTTTCGGGCCAGGTCGACCATGACGACTGGCTCCTCGAATCCTGGTCGGAGAAGGGTTCTGTCGAGGAATGCCTGAAGGACTTCGAGGGCTGGCATCCGGACATCATCGAACTGGTCAAGAATGTGGATACCCTGAACAAGTGGGGACTGTTCGTGCGGCCGTCGCTGGGTACGTGGTCGAAGGGATGCGTCACCCTGCTCGGCGACGCCTGCCATTCGATGCTGCCGTACCTCGGGCAGGGCGTGAACATGGCCCTGGAGGATGCATTCGTCCTCGCCCGTTGCTTCGAGGAGAATCCCTATGACCTCGCGGCGGTATTCAAAACGTATCAGGGCCTGCGGCTCGATCGCACCACCAAGGTCGCAAAGTCGGCGGCCGGCATGCTGCCGATCTTTCATAACCAGGCGCTGTGCAAGCCGGAGACGGCGGGTGACTACATCAAGACCCAGTGGGCACCGGACGCGATGGCTGCGCGATACGATTGGATCTACCAGTACGACGCGGCCACCGCGCCGCTTCACTGACATGCTCACGATTGTGACCTCTGGAGCGCAACAGTGACTGGCACCAGGCAACCCTGGGACGACGTGATACCGCTGGACGAGCGCGAAACCTATGCCCTCGCAGGGCTGGGTGGTGCGGCGGGATTCGGCAGACGACCGGCATTGCTGGTCATCGACGTGCAGTATCGTTCGGTCGGCGACCGGCCGATGCCGATCCGCGACGCGATCAAGCAATACCCCACCAGTTGCGGCGAGGCCGGTTGGCATGCGATCGCACACATCGCCGAATTGGTGCGGTTGTTTCGCGAGAAAGAACGGCCGGTGATCTTCCCGCATGTCGCGCGGAAGGTAGGCCAGGACCAGGGCGCGTTCTCCGCGAAGATCCCAGGTATCATGCGGATCCCGTCCGAGGGC encodes:
- a CDS encoding FAD-dependent oxidoreductase; this encodes MRTNLPHIFAIGDVAGNPMLAHKAVHESHFATEAAAGLKSLFDAKIVPNVA
- a CDS encoding CoxG family protein, with product MEFNMSMVVPATPAELWSTLLDVPRISGCIPGCENVEEIERLLTYKATVKQKIGPFKVEVPADIIVESITEPSHVRTRATGRDKITGTRLAVVLDVTVTPEGAGSTFAVDAKVDVQGRLATMGFGVIRRRVDQNFEEFEKRLKEMLGAA
- a CDS encoding (2Fe-2S)-binding protein: MTHVLPISFSLNGQAIAIDVPAHTLLIDLIRDRLGLKGTKRSCDMEVCGACTVLLDGEPISSCTTLAVDIDQREVTTIEGVTPPEGLSRIQKAFVLHGGLQCGFCTPGFIMAVTALLKATPHPTDEEIRHYLYGNLCRCTGYTKIFEAVRSLAAEQVSEDAA
- a CDS encoding MarR family winged helix-turn-helix transcriptional regulator encodes the protein MVQPETKPRAAGKVKEAIDSYRLDDAPGFLLRVALRTHTSIFAAKMIEELTGPQFSTLAKLKEVGPCSQNHLGRLIHYDSATITGVINRLKSRGLIKSSKDPLDPRRREIDLTEKGRRIADAAIETIGEISGETFAPLTQDEFRALTEILKKIIRR
- a CDS encoding FAD binding domain-containing protein — its product is MLPSPFEFERPSTIADAVNAVGESDDGMFYSGGTELLLAMKMRVIHTGRLIDIKGIPGLDRIALNDANDIEIGARCTHKKIASDPVIREHVPALSSLCANVANVRVRSVGTIGGNLCFGEPHADPPTMLAALDARLVLNGPSGTRIVHADDFIRSELETVREPDELLAVIAFSRPTGPVTYRRFKHGERPSVNVAMAWSLGVGERTIKSARVRVGALGSRPQPLKAVEDALQGISVAEVRPAIEAALPTALDELEVNEDRHGGADYKRHLAGVLLLRNAEEAIAAGGSA
- a CDS encoding xanthine dehydrogenase family protein molybdopterin-binding subunit, which codes for MSAIDNMSSVRPDLIEKVTGRAEYVTDLTVPGMLHGFVVRSPAIHARIVSIDTSAARSMGGVVDVLIGEDVASFGCWGVVLKDRPIIATDRVRYVGEPVAVVIAETIEIAENAAELVDVEYDELPRATTIQEALAEDAPLIHERHENLEDFYFRGGARPTESSNVFHTYRSNLGDVDAAEAAAAFIHEDHFTFPAISHFAMEPHAVIADFQGGSLTVWAGAQTPSAVQKVLSRLFGLQLAKVRVIVPFVGGGFGGKASVKIEPLVAAASWKVQRPVRVAQSIVESMLTCRRLGADITIRTAVDAEGRILANSAKLLLDGGAYSDTGSAVATKAANRIMGPYAVPNLRLEACAVYTNTVPGAAFRSIGGPQAVWAKESHMDNVAAAIGMDPAEFRLLNLASRGERIRPDLRALDMDMSELMGRVTQSFASEVKASNRQARGLAVAATDPANTPISNAIVRLKIDGSILVSVSSIEVGQGAHATMGRIAAQTLKQPASAVTVLRTDTAVAPYDWGTGASRSTVVVGLSVENAALDAADQILEMVADVWELPRESLSLVEGGVSTGSEVLTFHQIFHRTLGVDSGEVVGRGAITPRSKKGALVESPLFWETSAGLVEIVVDEDTGEIHVPRYASAADVGRVINRVAAEGQDEGAAIMGIGHALYEVLEFEDGQPINATPIDYSIPRISDVPPVFDTILVENGDGPGPGGAKGMGEGAILPVAPAIANALFSTYGIRIPDLPMTPEKVWRALQKRS